The proteins below are encoded in one region of Avibacterium volantium:
- the ptsH gene encoding phosphocarrier protein Hpr, producing the protein MYSKDVEIIAPNGLHTRPAAQFVKEAKAFASDITVTSGGKSASAKSLFKLQTLGLTQGTVITISAEGEDEQKAVDHLVALIPTLE; encoded by the coding sequence ATGTACTCAAAAGATGTTGAAATTATTGCTCCAAATGGTTTACATACTCGCCCTGCGGCTCAGTTTGTAAAAGAAGCGAAAGCCTTTGCTTCTGACATCACTGTAACTTCTGGTGGCAAAAGTGCAAGTGCAAAAAGCCTTTTTAAATTACAAACTTTAGGTTTAACACAAGGAACGGTGATCACCATTTCTGCTGAAGGCGAAGATGAGCAAAAAGCAGTAGATCATTTAGTCGCTTTAATTCCTACATTAGAGTAA
- the rsgA gene encoding small ribosomal subunit biogenesis GTPase RsgA: MSKQKLTYNQQRRIRSNNAKTLQRHKSRNDDIQWQDEMLGPTQEGTVVTRYSLHADVENEQGEIFRCNLRRTLANLVVGDRVLWRKGSEQLQGVSGVIEAIHPRKNEITRPDYYDGLKVIAANIDRIIIVSAVVPELSWNIVDRYLVVCENAKIPAVIVINKADLLSETQRAAVEKQLKVYEKIGYQTLMISAKTGENMQNLTALLSQGTSIFVGQSGVGKSSLINSILPDVNAQVGAVSEGTGLGRHTTTSSRLYHLPQGGDLIDSPGIREFGLWHLDADQITKGYREFQYVLGTCKFRDCKHLNDPGCALREAVEQGKIDPVRFKNYHNLIESLSETKGHRHFFTQDNG, from the coding sequence TTGAGCAAACAAAAATTAACTTACAATCAGCAGCGTAGAATTCGTTCTAATAATGCAAAAACATTACAACGTCACAAATCCAGAAATGATGATATTCAGTGGCAAGATGAAATGCTTGGCCCAACGCAAGAAGGTACAGTGGTAACCCGTTATTCTTTGCACGCCGATGTGGAAAATGAGCAAGGTGAAATTTTCCGCTGTAATTTACGCCGCACTTTGGCAAATTTAGTGGTTGGCGACAGAGTGCTGTGGCGTAAAGGCAGCGAGCAGTTACAAGGGGTGAGCGGTGTAATTGAAGCCATTCACCCACGTAAAAATGAAATTACACGCCCTGATTATTACGATGGCTTAAAAGTGATCGCGGCAAATATTGATCGCATTATTATTGTGTCCGCAGTGGTGCCTGAGTTGTCTTGGAATATTGTCGATCGCTATTTGGTAGTGTGTGAAAATGCGAAAATCCCTGCGGTGATCGTGATTAATAAAGCTGATTTATTATCGGAAACCCAGCGTGCAGCAGTGGAAAAACAACTTAAGGTTTATGAAAAAATTGGCTATCAAACACTAATGATTTCTGCTAAAACAGGCGAAAATATGCAAAATCTCACCGCACTTTTATCGCAAGGCACGTCCATTTTTGTGGGGCAATCAGGGGTAGGCAAATCCAGTTTAATCAACAGCATTTTACCTGATGTGAATGCACAGGTTGGTGCGGTGAGCGAGGGAACAGGATTAGGCCGCCACACCACCACCTCTTCTCGTCTTTATCATTTACCGCAAGGCGGCGATCTGATTGATTCACCGGGGATTCGTGAGTTTGGTTTATGGCATTTGGACGCAGATCAAATTACGAAAGGATACCGTGAATTTCAATATGTGCTAGGCACTTGTAAATTTAGGGATTGTAAACATTTGAATGATCCGGGGTGTGCGTTGCGTGAAGCGGTTGAGCAAGGAAAAATCGATCCCGTAAGATTTAAAAACTATCATAATTTAATTGAAAGTTTATCTGAAACAAAGGGGCATAGACACTTCTTCACACAGGACAATGGTTAA
- the orn gene encoding oligoribonuclease, whose protein sequence is MQLDKQNLIWIDLEMTGLDPEKERIIEIATIVTDKDLNILAEGPVLAIHQPDSLLAKMNAWCQKTHSENGLIERVKQSKLTERAAELQTLDFLKKWVPKGASPICGNSVAQDKRFLFKYMPELADYFHYRHLDVSTLKELGSRWNPEMLKGFSKKNTHLALDDIRESIAELAYYREHFIKMP, encoded by the coding sequence ATGCAATTAGATAAACAAAACCTTATTTGGATTGACTTAGAAATGACGGGCTTAGATCCCGAAAAAGAACGCATCATTGAAATTGCCACCATTGTAACCGATAAAGATCTCAATATTCTTGCAGAAGGCCCTGTGCTTGCTATTCATCAACCCGATAGCTTACTGGCAAAAATGAACGCTTGGTGTCAGAAAACCCATAGTGAAAATGGTTTAATTGAACGCGTAAAGCAAAGCAAACTCACCGAACGTGCCGCGGAATTACAAACTTTAGATTTCCTAAAAAAATGGGTGCCTAAAGGTGCATCGCCAATTTGTGGCAACAGCGTTGCACAAGATAAACGCTTTTTATTCAAATATATGCCTGAACTCGCAGACTATTTTCATTATCGCCACCTTGATGTCAGCACCTTGAAAGAACTTGGATCGCGTTGGAATCCTGAAATGTTAAAAGGCTTTAGTAAAAAAAATACCCATCTTGCTTTAGATGATATTCGTGAATCTATTGCTGAGCTGGCTTATTATCGTGAGCATTTTATCAAAATGCCTTAG
- the topA gene encoding type I DNA topoisomerase yields MSKSLVIVESPAKAKTINKYLGKDYIVKSSVGHICDLPTAGMSTGEKAKAISTKGLSPEEKQAIKQEKERNALVKRMGIDPYHDWKANYQILPGKEKVVAELKSLAKKADHIYLATDLDREGEAIAWHLREVIGGDDDRFSRVVFNEITKNAITQAFEHPEHLNMDRVNAQQTRRFLDRVVGFMVSPLLWKKVARGLSAGRVQSVAVKLLVEREREIKAFQPEEYWEVAVQTETAQKIGLRLDVTSFKGKKFEPKNAQQAQSAVDFLQKSDYIVSDLETKPTSSKPKAPFITSTLQQTASTRLNFGVKKTMMLAQRLYEAGYITYMRTDSTNLSKDALNMVRDYIGSNYGDAYLPAKPNFYSSKDNAQEAHEAIRPSDVRVLAADVQGMDKDAVRLYDLIWRQFVACQMPAAQYDSSTLTVTAGDYGLKAKGRILRFDGWTKVLPPMSKSAEDQVLPAVAVNDQLNLKEVIPQQHFTKPPARFTEAALVKELEKRGIGRPSTYAAIISTIQDRGYVRVENRRFYAEKMGEIVTDRLNQSFTDLMNYDFTANMEDVLDQIANGEKNWKAELNQFFKDFSAQLSQAELDELEGGMKPNSLVLTDIKCPTCGRPMAIRTASTGVFLGCSGYALPPKERCKTTINLIPEAELLNVLDEASETKALMDRKRCPKCGTAMDSYIIDPQRKLYVCGNNPNCDGYVVEQGEFKIKGYDGPVVECDKCGADMHLKLGRFGKYMACIQCDNTRKILKNGEVAPPKEEPVHFPELKCENSDAYFVLRDGASGVFMSAHNFPKSRETRAAKVAELALYRDRLPEKLQYLADAPQKDPEGNEAIVRFSRKEKRQYITSEKNGKATKWRADYIDGKWVENGK; encoded by the coding sequence ATGAGTAAATCTTTAGTGATTGTGGAGTCGCCAGCCAAGGCGAAAACCATTAATAAGTATTTAGGAAAGGATTATATAGTGAAATCCAGCGTAGGGCATATTTGCGATTTACCTACCGCTGGAATGAGTACTGGTGAAAAAGCCAAGGCAATTTCTACTAAAGGATTAAGCCCCGAAGAAAAGCAAGCCATTAAGCAAGAAAAAGAACGTAATGCCTTGGTGAAGCGTATGGGGATCGATCCTTATCACGATTGGAAAGCCAATTACCAAATTTTACCGGGTAAAGAAAAAGTGGTGGCGGAGCTGAAATCGTTGGCGAAAAAAGCGGATCATATTTACCTTGCCACCGATTTGGATAGAGAAGGGGAAGCCATTGCTTGGCATTTGCGTGAAGTGATTGGCGGTGATGATGATCGCTTTAGCCGTGTGGTATTCAACGAGATCACCAAAAATGCCATCACTCAAGCCTTTGAACACCCTGAACATCTCAATATGGATCGCGTTAATGCCCAACAAACACGCCGTTTTCTTGATCGCGTGGTGGGCTTTATGGTGTCGCCATTATTATGGAAGAAAGTGGCGCGCGGCTTATCAGCAGGGCGTGTGCAATCGGTCGCGGTGAAATTATTAGTAGAACGCGAGCGTGAGATCAAAGCTTTCCAACCTGAAGAATATTGGGAAGTGGCGGTGCAAACGGAAACCGCACAGAAAATTGGTTTGCGTCTTGATGTAACCAGTTTTAAAGGGAAAAAATTTGAGCCGAAGAATGCACAACAAGCGCAAAGTGCGGTGGATTTTTTACAAAAATCTGACTATATCGTTTCTGATTTAGAAACCAAGCCAACTAGCTCTAAACCGAAAGCACCATTTATTACTTCAACCTTGCAACAAACCGCAAGTACTCGCCTTAATTTTGGCGTGAAAAAAACAATGATGCTGGCGCAGCGTTTGTATGAAGCAGGTTATATTACCTATATGCGTACCGATAGCACTAATTTGAGTAAAGATGCGTTAAATATGGTGCGTGATTATATCGGTTCAAATTATGGTGATGCCTATTTGCCGGCTAAGCCGAATTTTTATTCGAGCAAAGATAATGCGCAAGAGGCGCACGAAGCTATTCGTCCTTCTGATGTGCGTGTGTTGGCTGCTGATGTGCAAGGAATGGATAAAGATGCGGTGCGTTTATACGATCTCATTTGGCGTCAATTTGTGGCTTGCCAAATGCCTGCCGCACAATATGATAGCTCTACGCTCACGGTAACGGCGGGCGATTACGGTCTGAAAGCCAAAGGACGTATTTTACGTTTTGACGGTTGGACGAAAGTGTTACCACCAATGAGCAAAAGTGCTGAAGATCAAGTGCTGCCAGCAGTTGCGGTGAACGATCAGCTAAATTTAAAAGAAGTGATTCCACAGCAACATTTCACCAAGCCGCCTGCGCGCTTTACCGAAGCTGCACTGGTAAAAGAGCTGGAAAAACGCGGAATTGGTCGCCCTTCTACTTATGCCGCGATCATTTCAACCATTCAAGATCGTGGTTATGTGCGGGTGGAAAATCGCCGTTTTTATGCGGAAAAAATGGGGGAGATTGTTACCGATCGCCTTAACCAATCGTTTACCGATTTAATGAATTATGATTTCACCGCCAATATGGAAGATGTGCTAGACCAAATTGCCAACGGTGAAAAAAATTGGAAAGCGGAATTAAATCAATTCTTTAAAGATTTTTCTGCACAGCTGAGCCAAGCCGAATTAGATGAGCTAGAAGGCGGAATGAAGCCAAATAGCCTTGTGCTAACCGATATTAAATGCCCAACTTGTGGTCGCCCAATGGCGATTCGTACTGCAAGCACTGGCGTATTCTTAGGCTGTTCAGGCTATGCTTTACCACCAAAAGAGCGGTGCAAAACGACAATAAATTTAATTCCAGAAGCCGAATTATTAAATGTGCTGGACGAGGCTTCTGAAACCAAAGCCCTAATGGATCGCAAACGTTGCCCGAAATGTGGCACGGCAATGGATAGCTATATTATTGATCCGCAAAGAAAACTTTATGTGTGCGGAAATAATCCAAATTGTGATGGCTATGTGGTGGAGCAAGGCGAGTTTAAGATTAAAGGTTATGACGGCCCAGTGGTGGAATGTGATAAGTGTGGCGCAGATATGCACTTAAAACTGGGGCGTTTTGGCAAATATATGGCTTGTATCCAATGTGATAACACGCGCAAAATCTTAAAAAATGGCGAAGTTGCGCCACCAAAAGAAGAGCCAGTACATTTCCCAGAGCTAAAATGTGAAAATTCTGATGCGTATTTTGTATTGCGTGATGGCGCAAGTGGCGTGTTTATGTCTGCGCATAATTTCCCGAAATCTCGTGAAACTCGTGCAGCTAAAGTGGCAGAATTGGCGTTATATCGTGATCGCCTGCCTGAAAAATTGCAATATTTAGCCGATGCGCCACAGAAAGATCCTGAAGGCAACGAGGCCATCGTTCGCTTTAGCCGTAAGGAAAAACGTCAATATATTACCTCTGAAAAAAATGGCAAAGCCACAAAATGGCGTGCTGATTATATTGACGGAAAATGGGTTGAGAATGGTAAATAA
- a CDS encoding LysR family transcriptional regulator: MDKLNAISVFCKVVETQSFTQTAIQQNISVAMASKLVSQLEEQLKTRLLQRTTRKIVPTEAGLLYYQRCQPILAELQDAEASISNLASALQGKLHISVPRDFGLRFIAPNLGLFLHANPDLEVDIEFNDRLVDLITEGFDLALRIGNLQDSSLVAKKIASSTMHIVGSPDYFAKKGIPQTPEELYQHKIMLYKSNNNQVFWEFINGTRIERLRVQADVMCNSGLALAELAKSGLGIVNLPRFLIENELASGELVEVLADYPQHQIDMNIVYPHRRHLAAKVKAFVDFLSQLGLCQETASNK, encoded by the coding sequence ATGGATAAACTCAATGCAATTTCTGTCTTTTGTAAAGTGGTGGAAACGCAAAGTTTTACCCAAACGGCAATACAACAAAATATTTCAGTAGCAATGGCGAGTAAGCTAGTTTCACAACTGGAAGAACAGCTAAAAACACGCCTTTTACAACGCACCACCAGAAAGATTGTGCCTACTGAAGCGGGGCTGCTTTATTACCAACGTTGCCAACCTATTCTGGCAGAATTGCAAGATGCCGAAGCCAGTATCAGCAATCTTGCTAGTGCATTACAAGGCAAGCTACATATTTCCGTGCCGCGGGATTTTGGCTTGCGTTTTATTGCGCCTAATTTGGGCTTATTCTTACACGCCAATCCTGATCTTGAAGTGGACATTGAATTTAACGATCGTTTAGTGGATTTAATCACCGAAGGCTTTGATCTCGCTTTACGCATTGGCAATTTGCAAGACAGTTCGCTGGTGGCGAAAAAAATTGCGAGTTCAACAATGCACATTGTGGGATCGCCCGATTATTTCGCTAAAAAGGGTATTCCACAAACGCCAGAAGAACTCTATCAACACAAAATAATGCTGTATAAATCCAATAACAATCAAGTATTTTGGGAATTTATCAACGGCACAAGAATTGAACGCTTGCGCGTACAGGCTGATGTAATGTGCAACAGTGGCTTAGCCTTAGCAGAACTGGCAAAATCAGGACTCGGCATTGTGAATTTACCACGTTTTCTGATTGAAAATGAATTAGCCTCAGGGGAATTGGTGGAAGTGCTGGCTGACTATCCGCAACATCAGATTGATATGAATATTGTCTATCCCCACCGCCGTCATTTGGCGGCGAAAGTGAAAGCTTTTGTGGACTTTTTAAGTCAACTTGGATTATGCCAAGAAACCGCTAGCAATAAATAG
- the sppA gene encoding signal peptide peptidase SppA, with translation MMKLGSMLWRGLNFVRNVVMNLVFLVFVLFLFAVVSLLTNANKEAQAPLSADEGALLLNLDGYLADNREEIHSLQDLLKEVDSQYVPRQISTFDLVYSIRSAVNDPRIKGLVLDLNRFEGADLPAIKYVGKAINQFKQSGKPVIAYADSYTQKQYVLASYADEIYLNPIGAVEIQGLALENLYYKDLLDKLKITPHIFRVGTYKSAVEPFLRNDMSAEARANMQRWLSTMWTDYKTLIANNREIPADNVLPEAEQYFANLKALNGDLTAYAQQQKFVTQLADRFTLEQKLTALFGKNAEGKAKLLPFDRYLADLPDRIEGEGKTRIAVVNVEGAIIDGETDDNGVGGDTIATLLRQAYEDEKIKAVILRVNSPGGSAFASEIIRQEIVHLQQAGKPVVVSMGAMAASGGYWISSTADYILADADTITGSIGIFAMFPTFEKAVAEIGVNADGVATSPLSKQSAFSGISKVKSDLYQLEIEQGYDKFLSLVSKGRQLAKTDVDKIAQGQVWLGSEALQNKLVDELGDFDRAVEKAKELAKAKQSEQSSEEFSVEWLIERNDSMLDALVKSFGKGAQQQLFSALGLAKPFNEVKQQLNQLSQFNDPKGQYLYCINCGTLR, from the coding sequence CTGATGAAACTAGGCTCTATGCTGTGGCGAGGATTAAATTTTGTGCGCAATGTTGTGATGAATTTAGTCTTTCTTGTTTTTGTGCTGTTTCTTTTTGCGGTAGTGAGTTTGCTCACGAATGCAAATAAAGAAGCCCAAGCGCCACTGAGTGCAGATGAAGGCGCGTTATTGCTGAATTTAGATGGATATTTAGCGGATAATCGTGAAGAAATTCACTCTTTGCAAGATTTGTTGAAAGAAGTGGATTCTCAATATGTGCCGCGTCAAATTTCTACCTTTGATTTGGTGTATAGCATTCGCTCTGCGGTGAATGATCCACGCATTAAAGGCTTGGTGTTAGATCTGAATCGTTTTGAAGGGGCTGATTTGCCTGCAATTAAATATGTGGGCAAGGCGATTAATCAGTTTAAGCAAAGTGGTAAGCCGGTGATTGCTTATGCGGATAGCTATACGCAAAAACAATATGTACTCGCGAGCTATGCCGATGAAATTTATCTCAACCCGATTGGTGCAGTGGAAATTCAAGGCTTGGCGCTGGAAAACCTGTATTACAAAGATTTGCTCGACAAGCTAAAAATCACGCCACATATTTTCCGTGTAGGGACGTATAAATCTGCCGTTGAGCCGTTTTTGCGTAATGATATGTCGGCAGAAGCCAGAGCCAATATGCAACGCTGGTTAAGCACAATGTGGACGGATTATAAAACGCTGATCGCAAACAATCGTGAAATCCCTGCTGATAATGTCTTACCTGAAGCGGAGCAATATTTTGCGAATTTGAAAGCCTTAAATGGGGATTTGACGGCTTATGCCCAACAGCAAAAATTTGTGACGCAACTTGCCGATCGTTTTACTTTAGAACAAAAACTCACCGCACTTTTTGGCAAAAATGCAGAGGGTAAAGCAAAATTGTTGCCGTTTGATCGCTATTTGGCAGATTTACCTGATCGCATTGAAGGGGAAGGTAAAACACGCATTGCGGTGGTCAATGTCGAGGGCGCAATTATTGACGGTGAAACCGATGACAATGGTGTTGGCGGTGATACGATTGCCACATTGCTGCGTCAGGCTTATGAAGATGAAAAAATCAAAGCCGTGATTTTGCGTGTAAATAGCCCTGGTGGCAGTGCCTTTGCGTCAGAAATTATCCGTCAGGAAATTGTGCATTTACAGCAAGCAGGCAAGCCAGTGGTGGTATCAATGGGAGCAATGGCCGCTTCAGGTGGTTACTGGATTTCTAGCACGGCGGATTATATTTTAGCTGATGCAGATACCATTACGGGGTCAATCGGTATTTTTGCGATGTTTCCAACCTTTGAGAAAGCTGTGGCAGAAATTGGCGTGAATGCTGATGGTGTTGCCACTTCGCCATTAAGCAAACAATCTGCTTTTAGTGGCATCTCCAAAGTAAAAAGTGATCTTTATCAACTGGAAATTGAACAGGGTTACGATAAATTCCTTTCTCTTGTCAGCAAAGGCCGTCAGCTAGCTAAAACAGACGTAGATAAAATCGCACAAGGTCAAGTGTGGTTGGGATCGGAAGCCTTACAAAATAAATTGGTGGACGAACTCGGCGATTTTGATCGTGCGGTGGAAAAAGCAAAGGAATTAGCTAAAGCAAAACAAAGTGAGCAAAGTTCGGAAGAATTTAGCGTGGAATGGTTAATTGAACGCAATGATTCTATGCTTGATGCCTTGGTGAAAAGCTTTGGCAAAGGCGCGCAACAGCAATTATTCAGTGCGCTTGGCTTGGCAAAACCGTTCAATGAAGTAAAACAACAGCTCAACCAACTGAGCCAATTTAACGATCCTAAAGGACAGTATTTATACTGTATTAATTGCGGGACGTTACGCTAA
- a CDS encoding NAD(P)H nitroreductase — MDALTLLTSRRSNKKLFAPAPNQAQLEQIFQAALHVPDHGRLQPYRFVVIEKDGLNKLGGLLKSAVQELNLGEERLKKAENLPNRAPMIIAVIAKIQKDIAKVPAWEQMLTAGCATYAMQLAANAQGFDNVWVTGPWVDGSELRQALQCDQNDKVVAFIMLGTGEEKANREPKQIDLANFVSYL; from the coding sequence ATGGACGCTTTAACCCTACTCACTTCACGTCGTTCTAACAAGAAACTCTTTGCGCCTGCGCCAAACCAAGCACAACTTGAACAGATTTTCCAAGCCGCACTGCACGTCCCTGATCACGGTAGATTGCAACCTTATCGCTTTGTAGTGATTGAAAAAGACGGTTTAAACAAACTTGGCGGCTTATTAAAAAGTGCGGTACAAGAACTTAATCTCGGTGAAGAGCGGTTGAAAAAAGCGGAAAATTTACCGAATCGTGCGCCAATGATCATTGCCGTAATCGCAAAAATCCAAAAAGATATTGCTAAAGTCCCCGCTTGGGAACAAATGCTTACCGCAGGTTGCGCCACTTACGCAATGCAACTTGCCGCCAATGCACAAGGCTTTGACAATGTATGGGTTACTGGCCCTTGGGTTGATGGCTCTGAGTTACGCCAAGCGCTACAATGTGATCAAAACGATAAAGTGGTCGCTTTTATTATGCTAGGTACAGGGGAAGAAAAAGCCAACCGTGAGCCTAAGCAAATCGATCTAGCAAATTTTGTGAGTTATTTATAA
- the thiI gene encoding tRNA uracil 4-sulfurtransferase ThiI, with the protein MKFIIKLFPEIMIKSESVRKRFIKILTGNIRNILNKYDDTVAVVKHWDYIEVRSKNAENRALLIELLGRIPGIHHFLEVEEKPFNSVQDIFQQTLQDVAHLLENKTFCVRVKRKGKHDFSSLDVERYVGGGLNQHIASAKVKLSKPDVTVRIDIEDDKMMLVKARHTGLGGYPIGTQEDVLSLISGGFDSGVSSYMLIRRGSRVHYCFFNLGGAAHEIGVKQMAYHIWNRFSGSHKVRFVAINFEPVVAEILEKIDNGQMGVVLKRMMVRAASKVAERFGIQAIVTGEALGQVSSQTLTNLRLIDEAADALVLRPLITHDKEQIIAMAKEIGTDDIAKSMPEFCGVISKNPTVKAVREKILSEENHFDFSVLESAVQNAQYLDIRQIAEQTEKEVVEVDTISVLGENDIVIDIRSPEETDENPLELAGQAVRLIPFYKLSSLFPDLDQSKNYVLYCERGVMSKLQALYLKENGFGNVRVFRK; encoded by the coding sequence ATGAAATTTATTATTAAACTTTTCCCTGAAATTATGATTAAAAGCGAAAGCGTGCGTAAACGCTTTATTAAAATTTTGACAGGGAATATTCGCAATATTTTGAATAAATATGATGACACAGTGGCCGTGGTGAAGCACTGGGATTATATCGAAGTGCGGTCAAAAAATGCGGAAAATCGCGCCTTATTAATAGAACTATTAGGACGAATCCCCGGCATTCATCATTTTCTTGAAGTGGAAGAAAAACCGTTCAACAGCGTGCAAGATATTTTCCAACAAACTTTGCAAGATGTGGCACATCTCCTTGAAAACAAAACCTTTTGTGTGCGTGTAAAACGCAAAGGCAAGCACGATTTCTCTTCCCTTGATGTGGAACGCTATGTCGGCGGTGGCTTAAATCAACATATTGCCAGCGCAAAAGTGAAGCTTAGCAAACCTGATGTTACTGTTCGCATTGATATTGAAGACGACAAAATGATGTTGGTGAAAGCACGTCATACAGGACTGGGCGGTTATCCTATTGGCACGCAAGAAGATGTGCTTTCGCTTATCTCGGGCGGCTTTGATTCAGGCGTATCCAGTTATATGCTGATTCGCCGTGGCTCACGCGTGCATTATTGCTTCTTTAATCTGGGCGGTGCAGCACACGAAATTGGCGTAAAACAAATGGCGTATCACATTTGGAATCGCTTCAGTGGCTCGCACAAAGTACGTTTTGTGGCGATTAATTTTGAGCCTGTGGTGGCAGAGATTTTAGAAAAAATTGACAACGGCCAAATGGGCGTGGTGTTAAAACGAATGATGGTGCGTGCTGCAAGCAAAGTGGCAGAACGTTTTGGCATTCAAGCCATTGTTACGGGCGAAGCACTCGGTCAAGTTTCCAGCCAAACGCTCACCAATTTACGTCTAATTGATGAGGCCGCCGATGCCCTTGTGTTACGTCCGCTTATCACCCACGATAAAGAACAAATTATTGCAATGGCAAAAGAAATTGGTACGGACGATATTGCGAAATCAATGCCGGAATTTTGTGGCGTGATTTCAAAAAATCCAACGGTTAAAGCGGTACGAGAAAAAATTCTTAGCGAAGAAAATCATTTTGATTTCAGCGTATTAGAAAGTGCGGTGCAAAATGCGCAATATTTAGACATTCGCCAAATTGCAGAACAAACGGAAAAAGAAGTGGTGGAAGTGGACACCATTTCCGTATTAGGCGAAAACGACATTGTTATTGACATCCGTAGCCCCGAAGAAACAGACGAAAACCCGTTAGAACTGGCAGGGCAGGCAGTACGTTTAATCCCATTTTATAAACTTTCTAGTTTATTTCCAGACTTAGACCAAAGCAAAAATTACGTCCTTTACTGCGAACGCGGCGTAATGAGCAAACTCCAAGCCCTTTATTTAAAAGAAAATGGGTTTGGGAATGTGAGGGTATTTAGGAAGTAA
- the xseB gene encoding exodeoxyribonuclease VII small subunit has protein sequence MARKPTTDENSLDFETTLTQLESIVARLESGELPLEQALKDFESGIKLAQLGQARLQQAEQRIQILLSKSDKAELSDYQNNE, from the coding sequence ATGGCACGCAAACCTACAACAGACGAAAACAGCTTAGATTTTGAAACCACCTTAACCCAATTAGAAAGCATTGTTGCTCGTTTAGAAAGTGGCGAATTGCCTTTAGAACAAGCGTTAAAGGATTTTGAAAGCGGAATTAAGCTGGCGCAATTAGGTCAAGCGCGTTTACAACAAGCGGAACAGCGCATTCAAATTTTGCTTTCTAAAAGCGATAAAGCAGAATTAAGCGACTATCAAAACAACGAATAA
- the ispA gene encoding (2E,6E)-farnesyl diphosphate synthase: protein MYQFAQDLQQLQQRINQFLEQQFEQIDTQPSPLAEAMKYALLLGGKRVRPFLVYATGRMLGAELVHLDYAAAGIEAIHAYSLVHDDLPAMDNDALRRGHPTCHIAFDEATAILAGDALQAFAFELLSQTPNLSAEQRLALVAELAKASGVQGMCLGQSLDLQAEHQQVSLTELERIHRNKTGALLRCALKMGFLCSPHFADKQLCQQLERYADAIGLAFQVQDDILDIEGESDVIGKTVGADLAADKSTYPKLLGLQGAKEKAQELHQQALDALAKLPFDSSPLKALSEFIVTRKN from the coding sequence ATGTACCAATTTGCACAGGATTTACAACAACTTCAACAGCGGATTAATCAATTTCTCGAACAACAATTTGAGCAAATTGACACGCAACCCTCTCCCCTAGCGGAAGCAATGAAATATGCGCTTTTATTGGGTGGAAAGCGTGTTCGTCCGTTTTTGGTTTATGCCACAGGCAGAATGTTAGGGGCAGAACTCGTGCATTTGGATTATGCCGCCGCAGGCATTGAAGCGATTCACGCTTATTCTTTAGTTCACGATGATTTGCCTGCAATGGATAACGATGCGCTGCGCCGTGGCCACCCCACTTGCCATATTGCCTTTGATGAAGCCACCGCCATTCTGGCAGGTGATGCGCTGCAAGCCTTTGCGTTTGAATTACTGAGCCAAACGCCAAATTTATCTGCCGAGCAACGCCTTGCTTTGGTGGCAGAATTGGCAAAAGCCTCTGGCGTGCAAGGAATGTGTTTGGGGCAAAGCCTTGATTTGCAAGCCGAACATCAACAAGTTAGCCTTACGGAATTGGAAAGAATTCATCGCAACAAAACAGGCGCATTGCTACGCTGTGCATTAAAAATGGGCTTTCTTTGTTCACCGCATTTTGCCGACAAACAACTTTGCCAACAGCTCGAACGCTATGCCGATGCCATTGGGCTGGCGTTCCAAGTGCAAGATGATATTTTAGATATTGAAGGCGAAAGCGATGTGATCGGTAAAACTGTGGGCGCGGATTTAGCCGCAGATAAAAGCACTTACCCGAAATTACTCGGCTTGCAAGGGGCGAAAGAAAAAGCGCAAGAACTTCATCAACAAGCCCTTGATGCTTTGGCCAAATTACCTTTTGATAGCTCGCCATTAAAGGCATTGAGCGAGTTTATTGTAACAAGAAAAAATTAA